ATCCGTCACAATGGAATATGCCTGCCAGCATTCCAACTTCTCTTTTTCTACCGAAGAATCCAAGATGACCCGAATAGCAAACAGATCGTACACACCCTCAAATGGACATTTCTGCTTCTTCATTTTCTGGTAGATGGAATGAATGGATTTGGTGCGTCCTTTGATGTGAAATTTTAGTCCGGCTTCTTCCAGTTTCTTTTGTACGGGGGCGATGAAAGCTGCGATATACTTGTCTCGCGAAACTTTTGTTTCATTCAGTTTTTCCTTGATATGATAGTAAACATCTTTTTCAGTATATTTCAGCGAGAGATCTTCCAGTTCGGATTTCAGTTTATATAATCCTAACTTGTGGGCGAGGGGAGCATAGAGATAGGCTGCTTCGTCGGCCACCCGCTTTCGGGCTTCCTCGTCATCACAATTTTTTATTTGCCTCATCACGTTCACGCGGTTGGCAATCATTATGAGGATAACACGCATGTCTTCTGCAAAAGACAGCAGCAGGTTGCGGAAGTTTTCAGATTCGATGGTAGGGCTTTTGGAATATAGATCGTTTACACGTATCAGACCGCGGATAATGCCTGCTACGTCCTCTCCGTAATTTTGCTCCACTTCATCGGATGTACATGTGCCGCAACGTACAGAGTCGTGCAGCATGAGCCCCAGGATGGAAGCGCGTTTCATACCGATTTCTTCGGCTACGATGACAGCGGTCTGCATGTCCTCGATAACCGGATTCAGACCGAATCTGTCTCTTTGTATGCGGTTGTTTTTTATAGTGTTTATAAGGTGTGTCTTGAGTTTTTTGCAATCTCCTTTAAGGAGTGTTTCTCCGGAAAGTTGCAATAATTTTCGGTAGAGAGAGAAAAGCAATTCCTTCTCAACGGTAGTGAAAAATTCATCAGTTTCCATAATCGTCCGTATTTTGTGCTTCAAAGGTAAGTGAAAAAAATAAATAAACGGTGTATATCCCGGTACAATTAAGGGATATACACCGTTTTTAAATAGATAGAAAGATTATTTATGGTATATGATTCCAATAATCCATATTTGTAATGATTTCGACTATAATTTTGCGATCTCCTTCACGTATTTCATTGGAAGCATCTTGAGGAGCATAGGATATTTTTTTGCCTACCCCTCTTGATTTTAACATTTCACTGGGAACGCCTTGCTGAGTGAGAGCCTTGATTACGGCATTCGCACGTCTTTGTGACAATCCCATATTATATTGCAGTGATCCTTTAGCATCGGTACATCCTGTAATGAGATATCTCTTATTCGTGTCGGTCATCATGATTTGGGCTATTTTATTAATAATGCTAACCGATTTTTCCGTTATGTCTGCCTTGTCAAACTCAAAATATATATTGTTAAATAAATCACACAATACGTTTGCATGGGGCGGGGCTTGTACTACTTTTTCTACAATAGTAGGCTTCTCTATTATTTTCTCCACAACCTTTTCTACATATCGGATTTCCGGTTTTACTTTTTTAGATTTGCCACCGATACGCCATATAAACCGTACTGTCCCTTGCCATGAGTTAGCTATATGCTTGTATGGCATTATAAGATAGTCTCCCTGCAGCCCTATACCGATTCTGTCATTAAGCCACATGTTTACTCCTGCTCCCAATGAAATGGGAAGCAGATTGTGTTTGTCATCTCCCTCTTTATTGTAGTCGTTTGACAAATTCCATCCCATTTCCTTTCTGTTGAATTCTTCTATTCCATTGTAATTGACGTTGAAGTTCTTATACATATAGTTCACTCCTGCCCGCAGAAAAGGGTCGATATAGCTGGAGTGGAAGTACTCACCCAGACGCCATTGAAATCCCAAACCTGCCATACCTACCCACCTTGATTCGTGTCCATTGCGTACGGGGTCTGAACTATAATCCAACATCCCCTGCAGGTCCAGATAAAAATGAGAATTAAGCTCCCGGGCAACATACAGGTGTCCTCCAAAAAGGAGATCCCTTTTGCTTGTATTTATAGTATAGCCATCTTTATCGTTTGTTTGGAAATTAATCACATTAAAGCGTGTCATTTGGAGTCCTGTACCTCCTATACCTATTTCCCAGGCTTTTTTAGTACGTTTCATGCCAACATGGGTATTGTCTCCATCTGTACTATTCCTTGAGGACTTTTGTGCATTGGCTGGCAAACCGATGCACACAACAGAAATAAAGAATAGTATTGTATAAATCTTATGTAGGTATATCTTTTTCATATTCTTATTCTTCATAGGTAACTTCTACTTCTGGTAATTCATAAGAGTTGTTATAGTTCTCAATAATAAATGTCTTGTCATCCTTTCCTTTTTTAAGATAGCCTTGATAGTATCTATAAAAATACGAAGAACTATTATTATTTATGTAAATGGATGAATTTAAAAATGGTGCAAATACTTTAAAAGTTGGAACTTCGGCGGAAGAACTATTGTTGGAGCTTGAAGCTTTTTGTGAACCGGCTGTTGAAGTAAATTCGAATGTAATGTAAGCCATTTTAAGTTTTTTGGCTTCTTCTTCAGTATAAGCTATCGGTTCGACATGATCTATTCCATTTTCTTTTACCGTGCGTGTAGTTGATGATTTATAGATTTTTGTGAAATCTATCTTTGAAAAATCCAATTCACCTTCAGCGGACGAGAAGTTAGGTGCTTCACTGTTGGATATTGTTTTAAGCTTCAGCTTTTTTAGTGTAGGACCCATTTGGAGAGGAGCTAATAAACATACACCGTTCCATTGGAAGTTTTCTCCATAATAAGGCTCTCTGGCTTTTACCGTGTAGTAAACATCTGTGCCGTCCCAATATTCAGATTGATTGTTCTTGAATTTTCCGGGATTCTCCTGAATAAACCGATAAGTATAAATATAGTAATAATATCCTCCGTTGCTTGAACTGGTGCTTTGACTTGAATATAGTTTTTTGTCTGACAAAATGCTGTTTGGAATATTTTTATCGGAGACTCTATAGGCATCTAAGTTTCTTGAACCACTATTTGGTAAATAGGAAGGGATATTCTGCCATTCATCTTCCGGATTTACTTTTCGTTGTATGTAAAAATATAGATATTGATATTCGTATAATGAATTCGAGTTGTCTCGAAGGATCATTCTCATACGTACTTTATTAGGAACATAAGTGTTTTTGGCAGATTGCTGGGGTGCTTTTCCTGCTATGGTGACTTCTTTTACCGTTCCCCAGCGCAGGTTCACATCCTGGATTTCAGGAAGGTCTTCTTTAGGGACGATAAATTCTCCTTTATCATCGGCAATATATACCTTTTCTGCGCTGATACCGGGCATGCCTTTCACTTGGGCTTTGGGCGCAATCTGCCCGGTTTCGTCATAAACTTTATAAAGTACCCCACCGTCAGAGGTACGTACATATTCACCATATTCCGATTGGGAATATTGTACAATAACATTGGGTACTCCTTTGATGATGGTTACTTCCGTTCCCGGTTTGCCCGGTTCTCCCGGTTTTCCATCTTTACCGTCTTCGCCATCTTTACCGTCTTTGCCACGCAGATAGTTGTAAAAATCATCCAATGTATTTTTGTCACAGTTCCATACACCGCCATTTCTATGGTCAGTAAGTGCATTTGATGTACCACAACGTTTAGCTAAGTCATTCTTCCATAATTCATAGGCTGATAGACCGTTCGTTCCGTTTATGCCGTCTTTTCCTGCCAGATAGTCGAAGAAATCCTTTTCTGCCACTTTATCGGAGGGCCATTTTTGTCCAGGATTCTTGGGGTCATCCACATTACCTGCAATTACAGTTTCT
Above is a window of Bacteroides helcogenes P 36-108 DNA encoding:
- a CDS encoding OmpA family protein; the protein is MKKIYLHKIYTILFFISVVCIGLPANAQKSSRNSTDGDNTHVGMKRTKKAWEIGIGGTGLQMTRFNVINFQTNDKDGYTINTSKRDLLFGGHLYVARELNSHFYLDLQGMLDYSSDPVRNGHESRWVGMAGLGFQWRLGEYFHSSYIDPFLRAGVNYMYKNFNVNYNGIEEFNRKEMGWNLSNDYNKEGDDKHNLLPISLGAGVNMWLNDRIGIGLQGDYLIMPYKHIANSWQGTVRFIWRIGGKSKKVKPEIRYVEKVVEKIIEKPTIVEKVVQAPPHANVLCDLFNNIYFEFDKADITEKSVSIINKIAQIMMTDTNKRYLITGCTDAKGSLQYNMGLSQRRANAVIKALTQQGVPSEMLKSRGVGKKISYAPQDASNEIREGDRKIIVEIITNMDYWNHIP